In a genomic window of Blattabacterium cuenoti:
- the trpD gene encoding anthranilate phosphoribosyltransferase has translation MNKILENLFLEQTLTKQEAKNFFIELSKGNVNKTQTIAIATIYNMRYPTLEEIRGFRQAMMELSIKINLTEFNAIDIVGTGGDGKNTFNISTLACFIVAGTGEKVIKHGSFSSSSISGSSNILKGLGYNFTNNEENLKNQLDKVGICYLHAPIFHPVLKTLSVIRKELGVKTIFNTLGPLLNPGKPKNQLLGVNNLELARTYYYMYQNTKNNYAIIHSLDGYDEITLTSDIKYYSPKGVRHYSIEELEIGEKTIKINPNELKGGKNTEENIRIFMSVLSGDGTLSQNKVVLINATFALCLLNQDTFENNYDKAKRSLKSGQAKNILKKLLSL, from the coding sequence ATGAATAAAATATTAGAAAATCTTTTTTTAGAACAAACATTGACAAAACAAGAAGCTAAAAATTTTTTTATAGAATTATCAAAAGGTAATGTTAATAAAACACAAACTATAGCTATAGCTACTATATACAATATGAGATATCCTACTTTAGAAGAAATAAGAGGTTTTAGACAGGCTATGATGGAATTATCCATCAAAATAAATCTTACAGAATTTAATGCTATTGATATAGTAGGAACAGGCGGAGATGGAAAAAATACTTTTAATATTTCTACTTTGGCATGTTTTATAGTAGCAGGAACAGGGGAAAAAGTGATTAAACATGGAAGTTTTAGTTCTTCCTCTATTAGTGGGTCTTCAAATATATTAAAAGGATTAGGATACAATTTTACTAACAATGAAGAAAATTTGAAAAATCAATTGGATAAAGTAGGAATTTGTTATTTACATGCTCCCATATTTCATCCTGTATTGAAAACTCTATCTGTAATAAGAAAGGAATTAGGAGTTAAAACTATTTTTAATACACTTGGTCCACTATTAAATCCTGGTAAACCCAAAAATCAATTGTTAGGAGTTAATAATTTAGAATTAGCAAGAACATATTACTATATGTATCAAAATACAAAAAACAATTATGCTATTATTCATAGTTTAGATGGTTATGATGAAATAACACTCACTAGTGATATCAAATATTATTCTCCAAAAGGAGTACGACATTATTCTATAGAAGAATTAGAAATAGGAGAAAAAACAATTAAAATAAATCCAAATGAACTAAAAGGAGGAAAAAATACAGAAGAAAATATTCGTATATTTATGAGTGTTTTATCTGGAGATGGAACTTTATCTCAAAATAAAGTTGTTTTAATAAATGCCACATTTGCATTATGTTTGTTAAATCAAGATACTTTTGAAAATAATTATGATAAAGCAAAACGTTCATTAAAAAGTGGACAAGCAAAGAATATTCTAAAAAAATTATTAAGTTTATGA
- a CDS encoding anthranilate synthase component II, translating into MMNKILILDNYDSFTYNLVHAVKKLTKNPIQVSRNNEIKLSDIEKYNKIILSPGPGIPDEAHILKPLVKTFASTKSIFGVCLGQQAIGEVFGATLLNTKKVYHGISSIIEIIDPKEILFEQLPKKIQVGRYHSWIISQNNFPEELKITAIGDRGEIMALRHKCYDVRGVQFHPESILTPYGEKIIDNWLNLN; encoded by the coding sequence ATGATGAATAAAATACTAATTTTGGATAATTATGATTCTTTTACTTATAATCTTGTTCATGCTGTAAAGAAATTAACAAAAAATCCTATACAAGTATCTAGAAATAATGAAATTAAACTCTCTGATATAGAAAAATATAATAAGATTATTCTTTCTCCAGGACCTGGAATACCCGATGAAGCACATATTTTAAAACCTTTAGTGAAAACCTTTGCTTCTACTAAAAGTATTTTTGGAGTTTGTTTAGGTCAACAAGCCATAGGAGAAGTTTTTGGAGCTACACTTCTGAACACAAAAAAAGTTTATCATGGAATATCTAGCATAATCGAAATAATAGATCCAAAAGAAATTTTATTTGAACAATTACCTAAAAAAATTCAAGTAGGTCGTTATCATTCTTGGATTATATCCCAAAATAATTTTCCTGAAGAACTTAAAATTACAGCAATTGGAGATAGAGGAGAAATTATGGCTTTACGTCATAAATGTTATGATGTACGTGGAGTACAATTTCATCCAGAATCTATTTTAACTCCATATGGAGAAAAGATTATAGATAATTGGTTGAATTTAAATTAA
- a CDS encoding anthranilate synthase component I family protein — protein sequence MFKFNFRTIQKKIFADSVTPIELYLKLRDIFPNTLLLEYSDYQIFKSNSSIICIDPISELILDQNVLRISYPNCVHKHIFINDKLDIQILIEDFFKKFENENITISYSGLYGYISYDSIQYFEKIQFHAPIKKIYDLPKIRFGFYKNLIVFHHFQHEIYVIEHQFYNNKNEKKTNINQLIKLIKKKNFPSFPFKSVGIRHSNVTDVEYKKMVSIGIKACLRGDVFQIVLSRQFQQKFIGDEFNVYRALRFINPSPYLFYFDYGNYKLFGSSPESQLIINKQVAYINPIAGTMRRSGDKNKDKQLSENLENNPKENAEHVMLVDLARNDLSKNSYNVKVEEFKEIQVFSHVLHMVSKVSGKLEKNIPLIKVFGDTFPAGTLSGAPKYKAMELIDKIENQHRGIYGGAIGFFGLNNSCINTAIIIRSFISKNNILFFQAGAGIVSDSKEEKELEEVNNKLMALFKAIELAKNI from the coding sequence ATGTTTAAATTTAATTTTAGAACTATTCAGAAAAAAATTTTTGCTGATAGTGTTACACCAATAGAATTATATTTAAAATTAAGAGATATTTTTCCTAATACATTATTATTAGAATATTCTGATTATCAAATTTTCAAAAGTAATTCTTCTATTATTTGTATTGATCCAATTTCTGAACTTATTTTAGATCAAAATGTACTACGAATATCATATCCTAATTGTGTTCATAAACATATTTTTATAAATGATAAATTAGATATACAAATTTTAATTGAAGACTTTTTTAAAAAATTTGAAAATGAAAATATAACCATTTCTTATTCAGGTTTATATGGATATATATCTTATGATAGTATTCAATATTTTGAAAAAATTCAATTTCATGCTCCAATTAAAAAAATATATGATCTTCCAAAAATACGATTTGGATTTTATAAAAACTTGATTGTGTTTCATCATTTTCAGCATGAAATATATGTAATTGAACATCAGTTTTATAACAATAAAAATGAAAAAAAGACAAATATCAATCAGTTGATTAAATTGATTAAAAAGAAAAATTTTCCATCTTTTCCATTTAAATCTGTAGGAATCCGTCATTCAAATGTAACAGATGTAGAATATAAAAAAATGGTATCTATAGGAATAAAAGCTTGTTTACGTGGAGATGTTTTTCAAATTGTATTATCCCGTCAGTTTCAACAAAAATTTATAGGAGATGAATTTAATGTATATCGTGCTTTGCGATTCATAAACCCTTCGCCATATCTTTTTTATTTCGATTATGGAAATTATAAATTATTTGGTTCATCACCTGAATCACAGCTTATTATCAATAAACAAGTTGCCTATATTAACCCAATAGCAGGAACAATGCGAAGATCAGGAGATAAAAATAAAGACAAACAACTATCCGAAAATCTTGAAAATAATCCAAAAGAAAATGCAGAACATGTTATGTTAGTAGATTTAGCGAGAAATGATCTTAGTAAAAATTCTTACAATGTAAAAGTAGAAGAATTTAAAGAAATCCAAGTATTTTCTCACGTATTACACATGGTATCTAAAGTATCCGGAAAGCTAGAAAAAAACATACCACTTATAAAAGTATTTGGAGATACTTTTCCTGCAGGAACTCTTTCTGGAGCCCCTAAGTACAAAGCTATGGAATTAATTGATAAAATTGAAAATCAACATAGAGGAATATATGGAGGCGCAATTGGTTTTTTTGGATTAAATAATTCTTGTATTAATACAGCCATAATTATTCGTTCTTTTATAAGTAAAAATAACATTCTATTTTTTCAAGCTGGAGCAGGAATTGTTTCTGATTCTAAAGAGGAGAAAGAATTAGAAGAAGTAAATAACAAACTTATGGCCTTATTTAAAGCTATAGAATTAGCTAAAAATATATGA